Within Alcaligenes sp. SDU_A2, the genomic segment GACTGTACCTTGCAAGAGCAGGAATGGCTGGACGTGGATGTGCAGCAGTGTGTGTTTCAGGCCTCGCATTTGCGGCAAGTGCAGTATTTGATGCGCTCTCGCCTGTCGGGCCTGTCGTATCACGAGTGCAGGTTGGAGCAGTGCATGTGGCTGGACTGTGACACGCGGAATCTGTCCTTGCGGGGCTCTACGCTGACCGAGTCGTCCTGGCTGTTGGGTGTGCTGGATGGCCGTGTGGATTGCGCGCAGACGGTTTGGCGCACCAGCGTGGTGCATGGGCTGGGCCTGCCGGGTTCGGACTGGAGCGGGGCGCAGTTGGAAGAAAGCAATCTGCGGGACGTGGATTTGTCGCATGCTCTTTTCGAGGGTGCGAGCCTGGTGCGCTGCGACCTGTCCGGTGCGGATCTGCGCGGTTCCCGCTGGCATCAGACGCGCATGAGCGACTGTCTGTTGCTGGACGCGGATTTAAGTCAGGCGATGCTCAGTCATGTGGATATGAGCCAGAGCCTGGCAGGCGGAGCCCGTTTGCAAGGCGCGCAGCTGGATACGGTTAATTTGTTTCGGGCCGACTTGGTGGGCGTTCAGACCGACTCCCGCACGCATAGCCGGCGAGTGTATCTGCGCGCGGCGCGTCGTGAGCCGTCGGGAGGGCAGGCGTGATGGATGCCCATACCCTGCGTTTGCGCATCCGCCAGGGGGAGCCGCTGACTGGCCTGGATCTGGTGCGGTTGCGATTGCCGCCGGGCGATTATTCCGGAGCTGTATTTGTGGCCTGCCGCTTGCCGAGCTTGCAGGCCTACGGAGTCAATCTGGCCGGCAGCCGCTTCCACCAGTGCGATCTGGAAGGGGCCATGCTGGATGGAGCCGCACTGGATGGTGCCGTGTTCATGGACTGTACGCTGTCCGGCGTGTCCTGGCGGCATGTGCGGGCCGATGAGCTGCTTTGGCAGGACTGCGACCTGACAGGCAGCGCCTGGCACGGCAGTGCCTTGCGGGATTCGCACTGGGTGCAGTGCGCGCTGACGCAGGGCTGTTTTGATCGGGCCTTGTTGCAGCGGTGCACCTGGACGGGCTGCCGGGCCGGGGGGCTGTCTTTGCTGGCCAGCCGATTGGAAGATGTCGTGGTGACGGATCTGGATTGGCACGGCAGTGTTCTGGCAGAAAGTCGTTGGGAGCGGGTGACGGCCACTGGCTGCAACTTTCAGGGCATGGACTTGGCGGGTCTGGATCTGAGCGGCAGTATTTTCATGGCGTCCGATTTCAGACAGGCCGATCTGAGCGCGGCTTGTCTGCGTCGCAGCAATTTCAAGTCCGCGTTGTTGGGGGGAGCGATTTTGGATGGCGCGCAGGCGCAGCAGGCGGTGTTTGTGCAGGCCCAGGCCCAGGGGTTGCGGGCGCGGGATGCCGATCTGTCCCAAAGTCTGTGGGCGCAGGCCGACGCGCCCGAGGCGGATTTTCGTCGTGCCTGTCTGCACCAGGCCTATTTTGCTCAGGCTGTGCTGACACAGGCGCGTTTTGAATGTAGCAATGTCTTGTATGCCGATTTTTCCTATGCAGACTGCAGGGGTGCGGTGTGGGATGAGACCCGGTTCGAGCGTACCCAGTTTCACCGGACTCTGCTCGATAAGCCGGGTCAGGAGCATGCGCCTGGCTGCCTGCCCCATGACCGGGCTTTGCATGAGTCCGAAAGCTGGACGGCGCGCTACATGAATCTTGACTAAGGAGAGCCGATGTTCGCCAATTGCCAATTGGGGGGCATGGACATTGCCTTCCCGGATATCTGCAAGACGCCGCCGGCCCTGGTGCCTATT encodes:
- a CDS encoding pentapeptide repeat-containing protein; its protein translation is MDAHTLRLRIRQGEPLTGLDLVRLRLPPGDYSGAVFVACRLPSLQAYGVNLAGSRFHQCDLEGAMLDGAALDGAVFMDCTLSGVSWRHVRADELLWQDCDLTGSAWHGSALRDSHWVQCALTQGCFDRALLQRCTWTGCRAGGLSLLASRLEDVVVTDLDWHGSVLAESRWERVTATGCNFQGMDLAGLDLSGSIFMASDFRQADLSAACLRRSNFKSALLGGAILDGAQAQQAVFVQAQAQGLRARDADLSQSLWAQADAPEADFRRACLHQAYFAQAVLTQARFECSNVLYADFSYADCRGAVWDETRFERTQFHRTLLDKPGQEHAPGCLPHDRALHESESWTARYMNLD